A part of Syntrophomonadaceae bacterium genomic DNA contains:
- a CDS encoding DNA-directed RNA polymerase subunit alpha translates to MLEIERPRIEFVELSEDNRYGKFVVEPLERGYGITLGNSLRRILLSSLPGAAVTSIRIEGVLHEFSTVAGVLEDVTDIILNLKALAVKLYTDEPKTVRLEAEGEGEVTALDIIHDADVEILNPELHIATLEKNARLFMEITIEKGRGYVSADKNKRDDHPIGVIPVDALFTPVPRVNYVVENTRVGQITDYDKLTIEVWTNGSIDPDEAISSSARILNDHLKLFMGLTEKITDEVTMVEKEENKKDKVLEMTIEELDLSVRSYNCLKRAGINSVEELVNRTEEDMMKVRNLGKKSMEEVSVKLRELGLSLRKSED, encoded by the coding sequence ATGCTTGAGATTGAAAGACCCCGGATTGAATTTGTTGAGTTAAGCGAAGACAACCGTTATGGCAAGTTCGTTGTGGAACCCCTGGAGAGAGGATACGGTATCACCCTGGGCAATTCCTTGCGGAGGATACTCCTGTCTTCTCTGCCGGGCGCAGCGGTAACTTCCATCAGGATTGAAGGCGTGCTGCATGAGTTCTCTACTGTCGCTGGTGTACTGGAAGATGTCACCGATATTATTCTCAATCTGAAGGCCCTGGCCGTAAAGCTGTATACCGATGAGCCAAAGACGGTCCGGCTAGAGGCGGAGGGAGAAGGCGAAGTCACAGCCTTGGATATTATCCATGACGCCGATGTGGAAATCTTAAATCCGGAGTTGCATATTGCGACACTAGAAAAAAATGCCAGGCTGTTTATGGAGATCACTATTGAAAAAGGGCGGGGGTATGTCTCGGCAGATAAAAACAAACGGGATGACCATCCAATTGGGGTGATCCCTGTTGATGCCTTGTTTACCCCTGTCCCAAGAGTGAATTATGTGGTGGAGAACACCAGGGTGGGCCAAATCACCGACTACGACAAGCTGACCATAGAAGTATGGACAAATGGAAGTATTGATCCGGATGAGGCCATCAGCTCCTCTGCCCGCATCCTTAATGACCACCTTAAGCTCTTCATGGGGCTGACCGAAAAGATCACCGATGAAGTTACTATGGTGGAAAAAGAGGAGAACAAAAAAGACAAGGTACTGGAGATGACTATCGAGGAACTGGACCTGTCGGTGAGGTCTTATAACTGCCTTAAACGGGCAGGGATTAATTCTGTGGAAGAGCTGGTCAACCGGACAGAAGAAGATATGATGAAAG
- the rpsM gene encoding 30S ribosomal protein S13, with product MARIAGVDLPRDKRVEIAITYIYGIGRSTSAKVLARAGVSPDTRVRNLTEEEVNRLREAIDKNCIVEGDLRREISLNIKRLMEIGSYRGLRHRRGLPVRGQRTKTNSRTRKGPRRTVGVRRKK from the coding sequence ATGGCGCGTATCGCCGGAGTAGACCTGCCTAGAGATAAGAGGGTGGAAATAGCCATTACCTACATTTATGGTATTGGGCGTTCCACTTCTGCCAAGGTTCTCGCCAGGGCGGGGGTTAGTCCTGATACCCGTGTGCGAAACTTGACCGAAGAAGAAGTAAACCGCTTGAGGGAAGCTATCGACAAGAATTGCATTGTGGAAGGGGATTTGCGGCGCGAGATTTCACTTAACATCAAGCGGCTAATGGAAATTGGCTCTTACCGGGGTTTACGGCATCGCCGGGGGCTCCCTGTAAGAGGACAGCGCACCAAGACCAATTCCCGCACCCGTAAGGGTCCACGCAGAACAGTTGGCGTAAGGCGTAAGAAGTAA
- the rpmJ gene encoding 50S ribosomal protein L36, translated as MKVKPSVKTVCEKCKIIRRKGKVMVICENPKHKQKQG; from the coding sequence TTGAAGGTTAAACCATCAGTTAAAACAGTATGTGAAAAGTGTAAGATTATTCGTCGTAAGGGGAAGGTCATGGTGATCTGTGAAAACCCCAAGCATAAACAAAAACAAGGGTAA
- a CDS encoding KOW domain-containing RNA-binding protein gives MSSAGEIKPGQLVCSKSGRDKDRCYLVLEVIDQYFVRLTDGDVRRIDRPKRKNIKHLQVLPATAGELAEKLRAGESITNSEVRQAISQTIR, from the coding sequence ATGTCATCAGCCGGAGAGATTAAGCCAGGACAGCTGGTATGCTCAAAAAGCGGCCGTGACAAAGACCGGTGTTACCTGGTGTTAGAGGTAATTGATCAGTATTTTGTGCGCTTGACTGATGGAGATGTGCGCAGGATTGATCGCCCAAAACGAAAGAATATTAAACACTTACAGGTATTGCCTGCTACAGCCGGCGAACTGGCTGAAAAGCTGAGGGCCGGGGAAAGCATTACTAACTCAGAGGTGCGGCAGGCTATTAGCCAGACGATTAGGTAA
- the rpsK gene encoding 30S ribosomal protein S11, protein MAKRAVRTRRRDRKSVENGVAHIKSTFNNTIVTITDKTGNAISWASAGGMGFKGSRKSTPFAAQMAAEAAAKEAMEHGMREVECFVKGPGAGREAAIRSLQAAGLEVNMIKDVTPIPHNGCRPPKRRRV, encoded by the coding sequence TTGGCAAAAAGAGCAGTTAGAACCAGAAGAAGGGATCGGAAAAGTGTTGAAAACGGTGTAGCCCACATTAAATCAACCTTTAATAATACAATCGTGACTATTACCGATAAAACAGGCAATGCCATCTCCTGGGCCAGCGCAGGGGGAATGGGGTTTAAAGGTTCCCGGAAAAGCACTCCCTTTGCAGCCCAAATGGCGGCAGAAGCAGCTGCTAAAGAAGCAATGGAGCACGGTATGCGGGAAGTCGAATGCTTTGTCAAGGGGCCGGGAGCCGGCCGGGAGGCAGCTATCCGCTCCCTGCAGGCTGCCGGCCTGGAAGTGAACATGATTAAGGACGTTACTCCCATTCCCCATAATGGGTGCCGGCCGCCTAAACGTAGAAGGGTCTAA
- the rpsD gene encoding 30S ribosomal protein S4 has translation MARYRDSVCRQCRREGAKLYLKGDRCYSDKCAVTRRAFAPGQHGQGRKKLSEYGVQLREKQKARRIYGVLERQFSNYFAKADRQKGVTGENLLKLLERRLDNVAYRLGFGLSRSEARQLVRHGHFTVNGKKVNIPSYLVRPGDEIAVKEASKESPKIKELGETLRHRKPPAWLELQADQLRGRMITLPSREDIDIPVQEHLIVELYSR, from the coding sequence ATGGCAAGATACAGAGATTCAGTCTGCCGCCAGTGCCGCCGTGAAGGGGCTAAGCTATACTTGAAAGGTGACCGCTGCTATTCAGATAAGTGTGCTGTCACCCGCCGCGCTTTCGCCCCGGGGCAACACGGCCAGGGCAGGAAAAAGCTTTCCGAGTACGGAGTTCAGCTGCGGGAAAAGCAAAAAGCCCGCAGGATTTATGGTGTTCTGGAGCGCCAGTTCAGTAATTATTTTGCCAAGGCAGACCGCCAAAAAGGGGTTACAGGAGAAAATCTGCTCAAGCTTTTGGAACGGCGCCTGGATAATGTGGCCTACCGCTTAGGCTTTGGCCTTTCCAGGAGTGAGGCCCGCCAATTGGTGCGCCATGGTCACTTTACGGTTAATGGCAAGAAAGTCAATATCCCTTCCTATTTGGTGAGGCCGGGAGACGAGATCGCCGTTAAGGAAGCAAGTAAAGAATCGCCAAAGATCAAGGAGCTTGGAGAAACATTGCGCCATAGGAAACCACCGGCCTGGCTGGAGCTGCAAGCGGACCAGCTCAGGGGCCGGATGATAACCTTGCCTTCCCGGGAAGATATTGATATTCCAGTGCAGGAACACCTGATCGTGGAGTTATATTCGCGTTAA
- the infA gene encoding translation initiation factor IF-1, whose product MAKEDVIEVEGTVLEPLPNAMFRVKLENGHKVLAHVSGKIRMNFIKILPGDRVTVELSPYDLNRGRIIYRFK is encoded by the coding sequence ATGGCCAAAGAAGATGTCATAGAAGTGGAAGGCACCGTTTTGGAACCTTTGCCTAATGCGATGTTTCGCGTTAAGCTAGAAAATGGTCACAAGGTTCTGGCCCACGTTTCAGGCAAGATCAGGATGAACTTTATTAAGATCCTGCCAGGGGACCGGGTTACGGTAGAATTATCGCCTTATGATTTAAACCGGGGCAGAATCATTTACAGATTTAAGTAA